The genomic window GAGTTTGGCAGTGCTGAGGATCGAGGCTGTAGTAAGTTGCTGCGAGTCCATCCATATGCTTGAGGTGGCCTAACATGCTAACAGGGACACATAGAAGATAATGATGatcttttcttttctttaattCCTTCATTTTCGTCTGGGAGAGTCGTAGGGGTGAGATAATTTTACCATAGGCATCTAAACACAGTGGCTACATCTATAGACGTCATCCCTGACAagccttgaacttgccaATATCTGCATACAAATTTCATAGACGTCATCCGAACTGCTTCCTCCATCTGGCGTAGGATTAAGTGCTATAAGTGACTGATGCCGCGGCTGCATCTCACTTCTGGCTGGGCGTTGCAAAACCGTTGATCGTCCCGATGCTGGAACTCGCTCCATCTGATCGCCCCGAGGACCCGCCAATGGTAGTTGATTCTCTGGGTGTTCCATTGATATCTGTGTGCCTTGAAACCTGGATTTCAGCGGCGATCATCAATGCAAGCGTGGTGCGCAACCCCTGTCCAGCTGTGGCCGCCCCTCTGTACCTCGCCGTTGCAACGCTACAACAGGTTTCGGTTCAACTTTATTGCTGCTATTGACATGGTTCTTTTGTGGTAGGTATAACAACAAGTTATTATCTACGTCTTCTTAATTGTCAATGGGTGAATCGGATATAGGTCAAGAGATAATGACGTTTAGATTCAAGCCAACCCCCGACGACATTGATGTTGCCGGCCTGCGTGGCGAGATTGAAAGGTTATAAATATCGAGTGTTCGACTCAGTAAACCGCCAGACTCAAGCAACAATCCATCACTTCTCACACTTACACCGCCAACATGAAGTTCCCCGTCGTTCTCGCTCTGGCCAGCATTGTCTGTGCCCTTCCAGCTTCTGAGAAGCGTCAAACCTATGTGCCATGCACTGGCCTGTACGGCACGTCCCAGTGTTGCGCTACCGATATCCTCGGacttgccaacctcgactGCGGAAATCGTAAGATACCTTTGCTCCTTTGAGACTCTCAGCTGACTTTTAGCTCCCTCAACTCCCTCTGATGCCGACAACTTCAGTGCCATCTGCGCCGAGATCGGCCAACGAGCTCGCTGCTGCGTTTTGCCCATTGTAAGTACTCTGATGTGTTCCTGGACCATGTGCTAATGCCTTGCAGCTGGATCAAGGTGTTCTCTGCAACACACCCTCTGGTGTCCAGGACTGAGTTGGCCAATCGCATGCCATGGGCGCATTTCTTGTAACGGCGAACACGATGTTGGAGGCGTTGTAGTCATAGAAACAAACACGGGTCAAATTCCCTATACGGCTCTATTTCTTTCATGCAGTGTTGATTGCGCATGAAGATCGGATACATAGGGAACACGGATTGTATCATTAGATTATTAATTCTGTTTTATTGAGTTCACCTAAATAATCCTGCTTAACTTTGGATATATTCATTCGGTGCTGCATTAACGGCTCTTATAACCCTTGAGCCCACCACCCCAACCCGGGCCACCCCAGCCAGACGTAGGATTGCAGGGCCAGGGCAACTGGCGAGATGACAACGATCCCCTGGGTTGTCACTGCCAGTCGTCAATTTTTTACTCCGTTCATTTTCTGGATTCAAAAGTTAGCTTTTTGGTACACAGTTCGTATCCTCCAGTGCGGTTTCAGTTGCGCTGTTAAGAATAATGAGAAAGGAGGAGGCAACGGTGTCACCTTACGCGCTATCTCATGCGCATGCCACGTCCTTTACAGCTGCCATTGTACACGACAGGGACATCTATAAAGTAACGCGGAAGAATGGTGCAAACCCGTCAGCCTTATGGGAGTTGTCATAGAGTTTATCAGCCTACCTACATTCATTTCTTCCAAACTAGTACACCTCTACCAAGCCGGTTGAACGGCAATAGGCTACTGCTACCCACATGCAGGCATACCTTGCATAAATGTCCTCGACCTATCTTACGGAGTCATGTCGGCTACATTCTCACCTCGTTATCAATCTAATTGGCCCCCCATGCTCAATACTACTCCACGGGCGTTTCCACGTTGATCGTGGGTCGATTCCTAGCGGCATTCAAACCAAATCTGCAAGTATCCCGCGTTTGCAGCAAGGGTGTACGTGGATGCTACCATAGAGAGATAGCAGGCCCTACCACTTTATAGTCCGTAATCGGCGATGGTGGAGTCTAGTCGCACTTGGCTGATTGATAAACGATGGACGGGTGATTGATAAAGGCCTATTTCAGTGAATCCTGCATCTCACCCAGTAAGAAGTTGGGACGGGACCAGGGAGGCTGTCGATCTTCAACGCGGGATGAATCCCGTGGCATTAGTCACTGAAACCCAGGGAGATAATTCCCGCAATCTCGACGTATATGAATTCGGTCGGCTGCTTGATCTTGCCAAATGCACCTCAATCCAACATGTCGCAAGAAAAGACTGGCGCCAGCACCTTCACCAAGCCGGAAAGCATCACCGATGCTTCAACGGCAGAAGCCTTGAACCTCTGTCAGGAAGTTGAGGGTCAAGTCGATCCTGAAATTGCAAAGTCCATACGATGGAAGATTGATATGCGGTTGATGCCGCTGCTTTGTTTGACCTACACCCTTCAGGCGATTGACAAGAACACCATCAGTTATGCAGCTGTATTCGGTCTCCGACAAGAAATCGGCCTCAAAGGCACTGAGTTCTCATGGGCTAGTGCAATATTCTACCTAGGATACATGTTTTGGGAGTTTCCTACCAGCATGCTATTGCAGCGCTTACCGATCAACTATTTCATGTCGGCCACAGTATGTACCCTCTCTACTTCCATCACAATATCTAACGTTCTAGGTCGTCACATGGGGCACGATCTTAATGTGTCACGGAGCAGTCCATAGCTTTGCAAGCTTGGCTGTTGTGCGGACTCTGCTCGGAGCTTTCGAGGCTGCCATCCAACCGGGAACCATGCTTCTCTTTAGCATGTACTATACCCGAGAGGAGCAACCCCTCCGCATGGGTATCTGGATCGGTTCATCTGGTGTGGGCTACATCATCGCTGGAATCACTAGCTTTGGTATAGGGCACATCAAGTCTTCTCTCTCGTCTTGGAGGTTGCTGTTCATCTTCTGGGGAGCAATCACTTTTGCATGGGGAATTCTCCTTTGGTTTGTGCTGCCTGGGCCGCCAATGCGTGCCAAGTTTCTCACCGAGGAACAAAAAGGGTATGCAGTCGCGCGCGTCAAGGATAACGCAACAGGCATCGAGAATAAGcggttcaagatgaagcagTTTCGAGAGGCGATGCTCGACTTGAAGACGTGGTTGCTGTTCACCTTTGCGCTGACGAGCAACTCACCCAACGGAGGTTTGAGTGCTGTAAGTATAACCTCAAAGTCACAGACATCAACTGACCCCTGTAGTTCCAAGGTCTCATCATCAAAGGAGCGGGCTTTAGTACCCTCCACACCACTCTATACCAGATGCCGTCCGGTGCCGTTCAACTGGTCGCGTGCCTAGTTGCCTGGTAAGTGCGCAGCTCCCTGTCTGTTCATTCTAACCGTCGCAGTTACTGTGCTACACGCTTCCAAAACTGCCGCATCCTAATCATGATTCTGTTCCTCATGCCATTCCTTGCGGGCGTCTTAGGTCTTCGCCTCCTCTCTCAAGACAACTCCTATGGGCGACTGGCATGCCTCTGGGTCACCTTTTTCTACACCGCAAGCGGAACTCTCAACATGTCGGTCGCTACAGCCAACACAGCAGGCCATACGAAAAAGATTACAACAATTGCCATGCTTCTGATTGGTTACTGTCTTGGCAACTTTGTTGGTCCGTTCTTTTTCAGAACCGAGCAAGAGCCATGGTATCCGCTTGGAGTTGGCATGATGTTTTTCTGCATCGCGGCCCAAGTCATTTCTCTTGTGGGTATCTGGACATTGCTCTGGACTAGGAACAGGTCCAGAAGGGCAGAGCACGCGCCAGGGAATGAAGAGCAGGCATGGCGAAGGGGCTTGCTTGATGAAACAGACTTGGAGAACAAGTACTTCAAGTACGTGTACTAAGGCAGTCGGAAACACGATCGGCAGATGAAATTTACGCTTAAACTTTGTCCGCTGCTGACCGACGAAATGAGTGTGTTATCGCAGCGGAGCATTATCCGTGCTCGACAAGGGCATGGTTCGTCAGAGAGCCATGTGACGACTCGGTTGAGGTGGAGAAGCCCCCTCATGATCAAATGAGCGAATGGTTTTTTCCAAAATTTGATTGCTGGGAGACTTGGCGTTGAATCTTGGCGGCGAGAGACCAAACTAGCCGAGCAGAGATGGGGAGATGCTCACATTCTGACCAAAGATAACACGATGGCTGGCACACTTTTATCAGGTATCACCGAGTCAAGTGAGGGGAACTGACCCCGCTCACAGACGAATTGCTAATCGCTGAGCTCGGGAGAGCGGACAAGATCCGCCAAGCTTATCCTAACCTCCTCATTTCTCCAGAACGCTCTAGAACACACACCTCTCATGACTCATACCATTTCCAAGAGGGGAATCCTTGCGTTTTTCGCAGAGAAGACCGACGATTTCGGACAAGTACCCGGGgaaggccatcatcggcTCACAGATCGGTAGGACAGCGAAACAGCATGAGCTCGTCTCGTCAAGGCACAAGACTCATGATGCCTGCTCGCTCCATCCACTCAAGAGCGCTTCCCATGTTACATCTCTCCCCCTTCTCGGTCAGAAACCGGCACATTGGCCCACCGCCGACATCCCCACCTCGCAAAGGAGGTTTGTCCTACAAAGGAAGTTGGTCCTTTTAATCCCTGAGCTCGACGCacatcttctccagcttTCCCCAACATCTTAATAAACCTGGGGCCCCGTGtttcccctcctctccaggtTACATACTCGGTAGTGTTTCTGTACACACATGTCCACCATGGCAGACAACAAAGAGACGGTCTCGTCGACGCCTGATCCTGCGATTGGCCTTGACTCTGATCCAAGCAAGACGCATGCTTCGGTTATTGACCATGCGCGTTCTGCTGCTCAGAAGGAACAGAAGATGACCCTCATGCAGGGCATCAAGCTGTATCCCAAGGCTGTTTTTTGGAGTTTGTTCATTTCTACTTGCATTGTTATGGAAGGCTACGATGTTAGTCTCGTAAACAACTTTTGTAAGTAGATGTCGGCTGGTTAATGTTCTGCTGCTCACAATTATAGATGCCTTCCCTCAGTTCAACAGAAAGTATGGCCATCTCACCAAGAATGGCGATTACCAAGTCTCGGCCGCGTGGCAGGCTGGTCTGAGCAACGTATGTTTCTTGAACTGCTGTCAATGCCTTAGCTAACATGCTCAGGGTGCCAACTGTGGTTCCATCATTGGTCTGCTCATCAACGGTTGGGCATCTGAAAAGTTCGGCTACCGCTTCACCGTCATGGCGTGTCTCGTCTGGCTGTCAGGATTCATCACTCTGTTCTTCACGGCACAGAACGTGCAAACCCTGTTGGCTGCTGAAATCCTCTGTGGTATTCCATGGGGCATTTTCCAGACCATCTGCATTACATATGCCTCCGAAGTGTGCCCCGTCGCCCTTCGAGGATATCTCACGACATATGTCAACTTTTGCTGGGGACTCGGTCAAGAGATCGGCATCGGAGTCATTCATTCCATGATTGACCGAGATGATCAGTGGGCTTACAGAATTCCTTATGGCCTCCAATGGATGTGGCCTCTGCCTCTCTTTATCGGTATTTGGTTTGCTCCCGAGTCTCCTTGGTGGCTTGTACGCAGAGGCCGTGTCCAAGACGCCAAAAAGTCCTTGCTGAGACTCACAAGTCTTGATCGAGAGACAGATTTCGATGCAGATGAAACCGTTGCCATGATGGTTCACACGACAGCTCTAGAGGAAAAGGTCACAGCGGGTTCATCCTATCTCGACTGCTTCAAGGGCGTTGACCTTCGCCGTACAGAGATTGTCTGTATGTGCTGGGCTATGCAAAACCTTAGCGGTAACTCATTCTCCAACTATTCAACATACTTCCTGGAGCAGGCTGGTTTGTCGACGAGACATGCCTACTCCTTTGCCCTCGGTCAATATGCCATCAACATGGTTGGCGTTTTTGGTGCCTGGGCGCTGATGACTGCCGGAGTCGGCCGCAGGACTCTGTACCTGTATGGTCTTTGTGGCTTGTTCTCGAtgctcctcatccttggcttcctgGGTGTTGTGCCCGAGTCCAGCAGAGATAAGGCGTCATTGGCGACTGGAAGCATCATGATTGTTTGGGCTCTTTGCTATCAGCTGTCTGTTGGTACTGTCTGTTATTCTTTGGTCGGCGAGCTGTCATCGCGACGACTTCAGATCAAGACTGTTGCCCTCGGTCGAATCCTTTAGTAAGTTGTCTGTTCTTTTCCGAAAAACCGTGCTAACCGGTTCAGCAATAtcgtcagcatcatcaacgccgtcCTGGTTCCTTACATGCTCAATCCCACTGCTTGG from Fusarium keratoplasticum isolate Fu6.1 chromosome 10, whole genome shotgun sequence includes these protein-coding regions:
- a CDS encoding Trihydrophobin, giving the protein MKFPVVLALASIVCALPASEKRQTYVPCTGLYGTSQCCATDILGLANLDCGNPPSTPSDADNFSAICAEIGQRARCCVLPILDQGVLCNTPSGVQD
- a CDS encoding MFS domain-containing protein is translated as MSQEKTGASTFTKPESITDASTAEALNLCQEVEGQVDPEIAKSIRWKIDMRLMPLLCLTYTLQAIDKNTISYAAVFGLRQEIGLKGTEFSWASAIFYLGYMFWEFPTSMLLQRLPINYFMSATVVTWGTILMCHGAVHSFASLAVVRTLLGAFEAAIQPGTMLLFSMYYTREEQPLRMGIWIGSSGVGYIIAGITSFGIGHIKSSLSSWRLLFIFWGAITFAWGILLWFVLPGPPMRAKFLTEEQKGYAVARVKDNATGIENKRFKMKQFREAMLDLKTWLLFTFALTSNSPNGGLSAFQGLIIKGAGFSTLHTTLYQMPSGAVQLVACLVACYCATRFQNCRILIMILFLMPFLAGVLGLRLLSQDNSYGRLACLWVTFFYTASGTLNMSVATANTAGHTKKITTIAMLLIGYCLGNFVGPFFFRTEQEPWYPLGVGMMFFCIAAQVISLVGIWTLLWTRNRSRRAEHAPGNEEQAWRRGLLDETDLENKYFKYVY